CTTTTTCAAAATAAAACCTCAATTTCTCATAGCCATTCTTTAAAATTAAATGCCTGCAATCGTCATTACTGATTAATATGGGTTCTTTATTAGAGCATCCAGGCAGTAACACCAAACCCATAACAAATAACAAAAGATATAAATATGCTATGCTCTTCATGTAAAATTAGTTTTTTTGGGAAACGTTACATTCTCAATTATATTTTGGGATTCCATTTTTCTCAAATAACAGTCAGTTTCTTACAGTTTAAGGAAAAGCGGAAACTTTGGGGGTACTCTGGCGAATAAGAGTTTACACACTATTGGCGCTACGCCGGATTATATGCACAAAATTATCAGAGTACTATCGGGTCATGAAGTATTCCAACAGATACCTGAAGAAGATGTAATTGGACGGCAAAGGTTCATTTTATACCGCATATTTTCTTACACCGGATCGCTCGTATGCATAGGAGTTTTTTTGCAGATGATGCTTACAATTCCTGATCCGGGTTTTCTTCCATTTTTAATTCTCACTCAGGGATGTATCATGAAGTTTAATTTCTTCATGACAAAAAAAGCAGATAATCTCCAAAGACATTACTGGATCATGATGATTGCTGCATTCTGTCTTGTTCACAGTGTAGCCTACACATGTGGTGGAATTATGACCGGTGGTTCATTGTATTGGGCAGTAATTATTCTTTATGCTTTCATGTTGCTTGGAAAAAAACCAGGTCAGTATTTCACTGTCGGTGTAATTACGCATTTCGTTTACATGTTTCTGATCAGCAAATTCACGGATCTGACATCATTTGCAATGTTTAAAAACGATACAGCTTTGATAAGTCAGGATTTTCTAACAAATGGAATTCTGACAGCCTTTCTGATCTCTACACAAGCGGCCTATCTTCAAAGCGGAAAAAACGTAGTCATTCAGAGCATCACAAAGTCACGGGATACACTGGCAAACAAAAACGATGAGCTTGAAAATAAGAACGAATTATTAAAGGCTTATTCGAATGGACTTGAAAAGACCAATAAGGAACTTGAAAAATTTGTTTCAATTGCCTCCCACGATTTAAAGTCACCTTTGCGTGCAGTTGCATGGCTAACAGCAATGATAGAAGAAGACATGGAAGGTAAACTCCCAAAAGATGTTCAGTCCAACTTCAATATTATCAAGCAAAGGGTAAGCAGAATGGAACAACTACTGAACGGTCTTTTAGAATATACTAAATCTGAAAAATCAGAATCGGAAATTACAGACGTTGATTTGAATATTATTGTAGAAGATTTCCTGGCAATAGAGCAAAATGGAAAAATTCCATCGTTCATGATTCAGGAAGGAATGCCAAAAGTGAGGATGGAAGAATTAAAACTTCGTCGTGTACTTTCAA
This sequence is a window from Bacteroidota bacterium. Protein-coding genes within it:
- a CDS encoding GHKL domain-containing protein, which encodes MHKIIRVLSGHEVFQQIPEEDVIGRQRFILYRIFSYTGSLVCIGVFLQMMLTIPDPGFLPFLILTQGCIMKFNFFMTKKADNLQRHYWIMMIAAFCLVHSVAYTCGGIMTGGSLYWAVIILYAFMLLGKKPGQYFTVGVITHFVYMFLISKFTDLTSFAMFKNDTALISQDFLTNGILTAFLISTQAAYLQSGKNVVIQSITKSRDTLANKNDELENKNELLKAYSNGLEKTNKELEKFVSIASHDLKSPLRAVAWLTAMIEEDMEGKLPKDVQSNFNIIKQRVSRMEQLLNGLLEYTKSEKSESEITDVDLNIIVEDFLAIEQNGKIPSFMIQEGMPKVRMEELKLRRVLSNIIDNAIRFNDKERIAIMISTEVNEFDTIIHIEDNGPGIEEQYFEKIFILFQTLSRRDDHETMGVGLSIAKKIVEQRNGRIWLRSTIGEGTRFSFSIPHEVKSDLLLEQRQVA